Genomic window (Spirochaetota bacterium):
TATTGCACCCTGTACATTATGTGTCTTAATCATTGTTTTAATCGTTTCAGCACGGGTATAATAATCACGGTATTTTGCCGGGCAGATATTTCTTTCATAGTACCTGTCGGCTATTGCCCGCAATGGCTCCTTATCAGTTGCTATCGCCCCCTCAAAATACCGTGAGCCGGTACACAAATCATCCCATACTACCACACCGCCTGAAGTTTCAATATAATCATAAATATCGGGATGATTGCAAATACCGCCAATAAGCATTATGCGTTTTCGTTTTTCAGTTTGTGGCGGTAGTTGAATGGATGGGATCAATTCCTTTAAATTGGACACAACCTGGTCACGATCCAGTATCATGGCAGCCTTGATGACTGCATTCATCTGGCTACCAGTCAAAGCACTTTTGTTATCACTTTTAAGCTGCCAGATAGTTTTTAAAAGTGAGCGGATTTCATTGTAGGTAGCAATAGCTTTTTGCAACGTATCGTCCGATAGCGTTATCCCAAAGCTTTGTTTCAGTTCCTTAGCAAAGCGCACCAGCACATCATACATATATTTGCGTGCACTATCAGTATGAAGCTTAACCGCCCATACTACATCAAAATGATGCTTCATGCCAGCATTCAGGCGCCATATATCGGAAAGCCGCTGAATTGAATCACAGGTGTGCGGAAACACGGCACCATCCACAAATGACAGCCTGCCCTGCAGTGCATCCTCCAGCGCACCACGTACCAGTGAGCAGCTGTATGCCTGCAGATGTGCATCCGCCTTAGAGATAGCTTCTACCTGCCCAAATATCCTGAATGGATGAATACCTGCGGCGTAGATGATTTCTTCCGGTGTGTATGAACACATGTAGGCAAGCACCCTTTTTCCTGTTGCCTTTTTTAAATGAGCAACATACTCATACGGATCACTAATCTCAAATTTTTTCAGTATATCCATTCTCCACTCCTACAAAAAGTAGTTGACAATGTACGACAATATCGTACATTGTACGATATTATATTCAATATAAATTTGAATATGTAAACTGTCAATAACTTTTTGTTATATAGTATGACAATTATGAAAACAAAAAAGATTAAACGCATTCAATCAATTGAACGGGCACATGCCATTTTATCGCTGTTTATCAATGACAAAAAACCACTGGGCATAAGCGATTTTGCAAAAAAGATTGCATTGCCTAAAACTACCGTACAGGGAATAGTTCAAACGCTCTGTCATTTAGGCTATCTAGAAAAAGATCATGAAACAGGTAAATACAGGCTTGGCCCGTATGTATTCCAGTTAGGCATGAAATATGCCACTAACCTTGACCTGGTAAGCATTGCACGGGTATGGGCTGAACGTCTATGCTTTCAATTCAGGCAACCGGTTAATATTGGCATGCTTGTAGGGGATAAAGTTATCATAGTACTCCGCGTTGAGCCTGAAAACAGATTTATGTCTTATCCTCAAGCTGGTTCAGTAATTCCCACACATACTACCTGTATTGGCAAGTTGCTCTGTGCCTATATGGAAAAGCAACGACTAGAAGAAATTCTAAAAGATTACACCTTTCAAATGCTGACTCCAAATTCAATTACCTCAAAAGAAGACTTTTTGAAAGAATTAAAAAAGGTACGGCAGGCTGGTATTAGTTTTGACAATCAGGAATCAGTGATGGGTTTGGCCGGGATTGGCGGGCCTATCTTTAACTATAGTGGAATTATAGCAGCTTTTGCCATTACCGGCAATGCTGATTTTATACTTAAACACAAACAGGACATTATTCATGCTGTAAAGGATACTTCTCTTCAATTATCTGTGCAGTTAGGGTATAACCCTGACAGCAAAACACTTTAAAAATATGACAAAAATACTTGACGACATAATGAATTTTATGTATATTATTGTTAGCACTCATTATAGAAGAGTGCTAATGCAACCTATAACAAAGCTTTTGCCCCTCAGGGGCTTTTTTTTTAAAAACCTCCTCCATACAATGCATCCCTGTATCTAACAATGTCAGTTGCATAGCTTTTTATTCTTTCATCTTTATTATTTATTTTTTCCGCAATAGAAGGATCTGCTTTGATCATGGCCTGTTTTAAAGTATCACAAAAAAGCTTAGTTCCCGGCAATAAGGTATCCCAATAGTAGTAATAAAACTTCCATTTCTTATTTGTCTTAGCCTTTTCAGCCATGTATTCAATCATATAAACTGACTGCAACAACCGTTCATATATAAAAATAACATCATTGGAGTTGGTTTTATATTGCTGAGTTATATACATAGTGAATGTATCAATTTTTTTTGCATCAGAAGGCTCTTTGCTCCAGAACGTTATGTATACTAATTCACTGATATCATCATATCCTAATGAAGCGCCAATCATGTCGGTAGCAAGATTTAACATTAAACGCTGGTTATCATTGAATATATAATCAATGGTTGATGCATATACTGGATGGACTAAAATAAAAAAAAGAAATACAATGGCTATCTTTTTCATTCTGTGATTCCCTCACCTTTCAGTTTTATAGTATATAGAAAACAATAACAACACAATGTTTCTTTTATAACTCGTTTTATTCAACAATTTTATAGTTTTATGATGATTCACCTATACAATTTTGACAGTTTTCACTCAAATTTTTCAATCCACATTCATTTGCTATTTCTATAGTTTAAAAAAAGTACGCTTACTTGGTATATAAATTGTTACCATCATTGTAAAAACGTGCTTGTAATAATCACTCATTCAACATCCTCTCCCAATATGGGCATATCTTTTTGTATTGTATGTTTTACTTTTTTCCCTATAACGGCATCACAATGTAGCGGCGATAGGCCCACGCCTGGTCGCTTGATAATGATATCACTGTAGTTAAGGATTGTCCCTGCTGGTATATCCCGTGCTGCAAAAATGCTTCGCCGTGCCGATCGCGCAACGGCTGCCTCATCCTCTTTATAATCAATTGAGCCATCACCTAACATTGCCAGTGCTGTATTAACATCTTCAATATATGCTGCAAACTCTTGAGGTGTCAGCGATACATCCTTATCTGCACAATCATGATTATGCGATAATTTAAAATGTTTTTCAAATACCCGTGCACCCAATGCAACAGCCATCATAGAAGCTCTGTTGTCTTTAGCATGATCTGAAAATCCAACAGGCAGGCCATATAATTGTTGTAAACTTTTTATTCTAAACAGATTAAGTGCACTAGGAGGTACTGGATACAGTGATACACAGTGCAGGAGCACTACATTACACTGTTCATTTTGCAAAAGTTTTACTGCATGCGCTATTTCATGCTGCAATGAAATGCCTGTGGAAACAATCACAGGCTTATGAGTGGATGCAATGCTCTGCAATAATGGCACATTGGCAATCTCTGACGAAGCTATTTTGTACAATGGCACATTAAGGTTTTCCATCATTGCAAAGGAATCATCATCAAAACAAGATGCAAAAAATACAACTCCATGTTCATACGCAACCTGTTGCAGCGTTTTGTAATCGTTATATGAAAGTTCAAACGTTTTAAAAAACTGTATGGTGCTATCATCATACTGGGGCTTTTCATTGTTAAGGAGCGATTTTGTATACACTGAATAAAATTTTTCTGCATTAAAAACTTGAAACTTAACTAAATCTGTACCTGCTTGTGCTGCTTTTTCAATTAAGGCAATGGCTTCATCCAATTTACCATTATGGTTAAGCCCAATTTCTGCAATAAAGACTGGTAGGTTATTTTGCAGTTTGTTCAGATACTTTGTTTCAAATAAATCCATATAAATAAATATTCCCTTACAATAAAAATACTATTCTTAACTACTAAAAGAATTCCTTATCCTGTAATAGTGCTTTTTTTCACATTTTTAAAAAATGTAATAAACGTTAAGCAGTGTTTCAAAAAAGCTATACCTTTGCAAGATATTTTTATATATAGCTCATTTTCTCCCTTAAAATTTAATTGACAAATTATTAATTAAAACAGTAGGATAAGCGCTCAACGGTATTAATTATCTACATACTACACTGTGTAGCTTTATACTTACTTTACTATATTGTTATAAAATTATGGGCACCTCTAAAAACCGCTTTCATCATTACCAATGCAATTATAAAGAAAGCAGTTTTATCCTATATAGTGTGCCCACAAGGGAATATCCCTAAAAAACAGTTTTTAGAAGTTTCCTTACTATGTAGTTTTACTGTACAGTAACTATCGCATACAAAAATAATGAAGGGGTTAACAGTATGGGTAAAAAGTTCCTCATTGCTATTGATTTAGGTACTACCGGTAACCGGGTATTTTGTTTTGACGAACATGGATTGCCAATTTCAAGTAGTTACGCCGAATTTACACAGCATTTCCCAAAACCTGGCTGGGTTGAACATGATGCTAATGAAATCTGGGAATCAGTTGTAAAACTGTTACCTGAAGCTATACAAAAAGGTAATCTGGATCCAAAGGATGCGATAGCAATTGGAATTACCAATCAGCGAGAAACATCAGTGCTCTGGAACGAAGAAACTGGTAAGCCAATTTATCACGCCATTGTATGGCAATGCCGAAGAACCACTGACATATGCAATCAACTGAAAGAAGCTGGCCACGAACAATTATTCCGTGAAAAGACTGGCCTTGTGATTGATGCATATTTTTCGGGCACAAAAGTTAAATGGATGCTTGATAATGTGCCCGGTGCTCGCGACTTAGCCAAAAGCGGCAAGCTATTATTTGGAACTATTGACACCTGGATTTTGTGGAAATTAACTGGCGGCAAATCGCATAAAACTGATTACACCAACGCTTCCCGTACGCTCATGTTCAATATAAAAGAAAAAATATGGGATTTAGATATTTTAGAAATACTGGATATACCGCGTACTATACTGCCAGAAGTGAGAGAATCAGCATCATATTTTGGCGAAACAAGTGGCGTACCGGGTCTACCTGATGGCATAACCATAGGTGGTATTGCCGGCGACCAGCAGGCAGCAATGGTTGGTCAGAACTGCGTTTTTGAAGGAACATCAAAAAATACGTACGGTACCGGTTGTTTTATGCTGCTTAACATGGGCAACGAATGGATGCTTTCAAAGCATGGTCTGCTCACCACACTGACATGCGATAATAAGGGTCAGCCGGTGTATGCGTTTGAGGGTTCGGTATTTATTGGTGGGGCTGTAGTCCAGTGGCTTCGTGACTATATGAAATTTATTGAAAAAAGTTCTGATGCTGAAAAAGTATCGCTTTCAGTTAAAAAAGAGGATGAAGTGGTGGTAGTGCCGGCATTTGTTGGACTGGGTGCACCATACTGGAAGATGGATGCACGGGGCGCTATTTTTGGGCTTACACGAGATACTACCCCCCAGCAGATTGTGCGTGCTGCAGTAAAATCAATTGCATTGCAATCATACGAGGTTTTAGAAGCAATGCAACAAGACTCGGGCAAAAACATTCACGAACTCAGGGTTGATGGCGGAGCAACACGCGATACCTATTTAATGCAATATCAGGCTGATATATTGGGTATACCAGTTCTACTGCCTGAGGTTACCGAATCAACAGCGTTAGGTGCAGCATATTTAGCCGGTATAACGGGAAAAGTATATAATACCATTGATGAGGTTGCAAAATTCAACAAGATAGCAAGACGTTTCAATCCATCTATGAATGAAACTGCACGAAAACGTGAAATAGCTCTATGGAAAGATGCAGTAAAACGATTGTTATAGAGACAAACATACGATGGACGTATATATTTTAATTAATTCGATAGCAAGGAGGCATTATGGCCAAGCCATTATTAGGTGAATTGTTAGTTGAAGATGGAGTGATAACCCAGGACCAATTGAATCAAGCGTTGTCCATCCAGAAAAAGGAAGGCGGGCTTATTGGCATAATACTTATGAATTTAGGATTT
Coding sequences:
- a CDS encoding 2-hydroxyacyl-CoA dehydratase family protein; this encodes MDILKKFEISDPYEYVAHLKKATGKRVLAYMCSYTPEEIIYAAGIHPFRIFGQVEAISKADAHLQAYSCSLVRGALEDALQGRLSFVDGAVFPHTCDSIQRLSDIWRLNAGMKHHFDVVWAVKLHTDSARKYMYDVLVRFAKELKQSFGITLSDDTLQKAIATYNEIRSLLKTIWQLKSDNKSALTGSQMNAVIKAAMILDRDQVVSNLKELIPSIQLPPQTEKRKRIMLIGGICNHPDIYDYIETSGGVVVWDDLCTGSRYFEGAIATDKEPLRAIADRYYERNICPAKYRDYYTRAETIKTMIKTHNVQGAIFLYLKFCDPHSFDYPYLKEALDEVGVPSILLELEQQLPSEGQMKTRLEAFIDMI
- the glpK gene encoding glycerol kinase GlpK, which encodes MGKKFLIAIDLGTTGNRVFCFDEHGLPISSSYAEFTQHFPKPGWVEHDANEIWESVVKLLPEAIQKGNLDPKDAIAIGITNQRETSVLWNEETGKPIYHAIVWQCRRTTDICNQLKEAGHEQLFREKTGLVIDAYFSGTKVKWMLDNVPGARDLAKSGKLLFGTIDTWILWKLTGGKSHKTDYTNASRTLMFNIKEKIWDLDILEILDIPRTILPEVRESASYFGETSGVPGLPDGITIGGIAGDQQAAMVGQNCVFEGTSKNTYGTGCFMLLNMGNEWMLSKHGLLTTLTCDNKGQPVYAFEGSVFIGGAVVQWLRDYMKFIEKSSDAEKVSLSVKKEDEVVVVPAFVGLGAPYWKMDARGAIFGLTRDTTPQQIVRAAVKSIALQSYEVLEAMQQDSGKNIHELRVDGGATRDTYLMQYQADILGIPVLLPEVTESTALGAAYLAGITGKVYNTIDEVAKFNKIARRFNPSMNETARKREIALWKDAVKRLL
- a CDS encoding IclR family transcriptional regulator, which produces MKTKKIKRIQSIERAHAILSLFINDKKPLGISDFAKKIALPKTTVQGIVQTLCHLGYLEKDHETGKYRLGPYVFQLGMKYATNLDLVSIARVWAERLCFQFRQPVNIGMLVGDKVIIVLRVEPENRFMSYPQAGSVIPTHTTCIGKLLCAYMEKQRLEEILKDYTFQMLTPNSITSKEDFLKELKKVRQAGISFDNQESVMGLAGIGGPIFNYSGIIAAFAITGNADFILKHKQDIIHAVKDTSLQLSVQLGYNPDSKTL
- a CDS encoding N-acetylneuraminate synthase family protein translates to MDLFETKYLNKLQNNLPVFIAEIGLNHNGKLDEAIALIEKAAQAGTDLVKFQVFNAEKFYSVYTKSLLNNEKPQYDDSTIQFFKTFELSYNDYKTLQQVAYEHGVVFFASCFDDDSFAMMENLNVPLYKIASSEIANVPLLQSIASTHKPVIVSTGISLQHEIAHAVKLLQNEQCNVVLLHCVSLYPVPPSALNLFRIKSLQQLYGLPVGFSDHAKDNRASMMAVALGARVFEKHFKLSHNHDCADKDVSLTPQEFAAYIEDVNTALAMLGDGSIDYKEDEAAVARSARRSIFAARDIPAGTILNYSDIIIKRPGVGLSPLHCDAVIGKKVKHTIQKDMPILGEDVE